A genomic window from Denticeps clupeoides chromosome 11, fDenClu1.1, whole genome shotgun sequence includes:
- the LOC114799302 gene encoding endoplasmic reticulum aminopeptidase 1-like isoform X1: MALLTAIIALLLVLQYACLTAGKQTDGGNLPPVSTNGQTFPWNSMRLPNTILPLHYDLLIHPNLTRLAFKGAVSIKLSVQQDTKVIVMHSKDLQISKTALLNPDGSVNGSLQLLEYPEYQLIALLTEHTVLKSGNVYSLYMEFAANLSESFHGFYKSMYRTSKGEVRNLACTQFEPTSARAAFPCFDEPAFKSNFSIRIRREGQHIALSNMPKLRTLNLSDGLFEDQFDVSVKMSTYLVAFIVSDFLSISKSSQHGVKISVYTVPEKIGQAEYALDAAAKLLDFYEDFFDIPYPLPKLDLVAIPDFQAGAMENWGLTTYRETALLFSYDMSSASDKLGITMIIAHELAHQWFGNLVTMKWWDDLWLKEGFAKFMEFVSVQMTNPELQVEDYFLGKCFMAMEVDCLGSSHPVSTPVENPSQIEEMFDDVSYDKGACILHMLRDFLTPEAFTFGIVRYLKHYSYQHTVNSDLWESLNNLCPSDGLDESRFKDYGSCSQAQSKSGASKWHAKDELDVKAVMDTWTLQEGFPLVTVEVRGREVRLSQKRYLKGANPSQNSEFLWQVPLSYITSKSKTVHRFLLKTTTDVLYLPEEVEWIKFNVDMSGYYIVHYEGSGWDNLIKLLQHSHTLLSSNDRASLINNIFQLVSVGKVPLDKALDLSLYLSRETEIMPVTQGFSELVPLYKLMEKRDMQELENQMKEFIVQLFRELIDHQLWSDEGSVSQRMMRSSLLLFACVRGHPPCVSAARDLFQNWKDSDGNVSLPSDVSLAVFAVGGRTAEGWDFLWEKYKQTLFTSQKSRIKSALSISPLTHKLKWLLEQGLEGGILKTQDLPHIVLLVSKNAKGYKYAWDFLRANWPMLIKKFDLGSFSLCKMVVGVTSLYSTSEMLEEVSGFFGSLSVETGSEMRCIQQAYENIEENIRWMNKNQHLLQTWLNRHVPQVKKPK, translated from the exons ATGGCACTACTGACAGCCATCATTGCGCTGCTGCTTGTTCTCCAGTATGCGTGTTTGACAGCAGGCAAGCAGACAGATGGAGGAAACCTCCCTCCAGTGTCCACTAATGGACAGACTTTTCCATGGAACAGCATGAGACTCCCTAACACAATCCTGCCTCTGCACTATGACCTCCTCATCCACCCCAACTTGACCAGACTGGCTTTTAAAGGAGCAGTGAGCATCAAGTTGTCAGTGCAGCAAGACACCAAAGTCATTGTCATGCACAGTAAAGACCTCCAGATCTCCAAGACCGCGCTCCTGAATCCAGATGGCAGTGTGAACGGGAGCCTTCAGCTGCTGGAGTATCCAGAGTACCAGCTGATTGCCCTCCTGACTGAACACACTGTGCTGAAGTCAGGAAATGTCTACAGTCTTTACATGGAATTTGCTGCCAATCTCTCAGAGAGCTTCCATGGTTTCTACAAAAGCATGTATCGTACGAGCAAGGGGGAAGTCAG GAATTTGGCCTGTACTCAGTTTGAACCAACCAGTGCCCGTGCAGCCTTCCCTTGTTTCGATGAACCTGCTTTCAAGTCAAACTTTTCCATTCGGATTCGGAGGGAGGGTCAGCATATCGCTCTTTCTAACATGCCCAAG CTGAGGACGCTGAACCTGTCTGATGGCCTGTTTGAGGACCAATTTGATGTCAGTGTTAAAATGAGCACATACTTGGTGGCTTTCATTGTGTCTGACTTTCTGTCCATCAGCAAAAGCAGCCAGCATGGAGTGAAG ATTTCCGTTTACACCGTGCCTGAGAAGATTGGTCAGGCAGAGTATGCGCTTGATGCTGCTGCGAAGCTCCTTGACTTTTATGAGGATTTTTTTGACATACCATACCCTCTCCCCAAACTGG ATCTTGTGGCTATCCCAGACTTTCAGGCCGGTGCCATGGAAAACTGGGGTTTAACAACGTACAGGGAGACAGCATTACTCTTCAGCTATGACATGTCTTCTGCATCTGACAAGCTGGGCATCACCATGATCATTGCCCATGAATTAGCTCACCAG TGGTTTGGTAACCTGGTGACCATGAAATGGTGGGATGATCTCTGGCTGAAAGAAGGATTTGCCAAGTTTATGGAGTTTGTATCTGTCCAAATGACCAACCCCGAGCTGCAAGTG GAGGACTATTTCCTAGGAAAGTGTTTCATGGCAATGGAGGTGGACTGTCTGGGCTCTTCCCACCCAGTGTCCACCCCGGTAGAAAACCCTTCCCAGATTGAGGAGATGTTTGATGATGTCTCATATGACAAG GGAGCTTGCATTTTGCATATGCTTAGAGACTTCCTGACCCCAGAGGCTTTTACATTTGGCATTGTCCGCTATCTGAAACATTACAGTTaccagcacacagtgaacagtgaCCTGTGGGAAAGCTTGAATAAT CTCTGCCCATCAGATGGTTTGGATGAAAGCAGATTTAAAGATTATGGGTCCTGTTCCCAGGCCCAATCCAAGTCTGGAGCTTCT aaatggcATGCAAAGGATGAGCTTGATGTGAAGGCTGTGATGGATACCTGGACCCTGCAGGAAGGCTTTCCTCTGGTCACtgtagaggtcagaggtcgtgAGGTCAGACTGAGTCAGAAGCGCTACCTTAAGGGCGCCAATCCATCCCAAAACTCAGA GTTCCTCTGGCAGGTTCCCTTATCTTACATTACCAGCAAATCCAAAACTGTGCATCGTTTTCTACTGAAAACCACAACAG ATGTGTTGTACCTGCCGGAGGAAGTGGAGTGGATCAAGTTTAATGTGGACATGAGTGGGTACTACATTGTGCATTATGAGGGCTCCGGATGGGACAACCTCATTAAGCTCCTGCAGCACAGCCACACCCTCCTGAGCAGCAACGACCGAGCCAGTCTCATCAACAACATCTTCCAGCTGGTCAG tgttgggaaggttccTCTAGACAAGGCCCTGGACCTGTCCCTCTACCTCTCCAGAGAGACTGAGATCATGCCTGTCACCCAGGGCTTCAGTGAGCTAGTTCCTCTCTACAAACTCATGGAGAAGAGAGACATGCAGGAACTGGAGAACCAGATGAAG GAATTCATCGTCCAGTTGTTCAGGGAGCTTATCGATCATCAGTTGTGGAGTGATGAAGGCTCGGTGTCTCAGCGGATGATGAGGAGCAGTCTCCTCCTCTTCGCCTGTGTACGCGGCCACCCACCTTGTGTCAGCGCTGCCAGAGACCTCTTCCAGAACTGGAAGGACTCTGATGGCAAcgtgag TCTGCCTAGCGACGTGAGCTTGGCGGTGTTTGCTGTTGGAGGCCGGACAGCAGAGGGGTGGGACTTCCTGTGGGAGAAGTACAAACAGACCTTGTTCACGTCGCAGAAGAGTCGCATCAAGTCAGCACTCTCCATCAGCCCACTAACTCACAAGCTGAAATG GCTATTGGAACAGGGTCTGGAAGGTGGCATTTTGAAGACACAGGACTTGCCACATATTGTATTATTAGTGAGCAAGAATGCTAAGGGTTATAAATACGCATGGGACTTCCTCAGAGCCAACTGGCCCATGCTGATAAAGAA GTTTGATCTTGGCTCATTCTCGCTTTGTAAAATGGTGGTTGGAGTGACCAGTCTGTATTCTACCAGCGAAATGTTGGAGGAG GTAAGTGGGTTCTTTGGCTCTCTCAGTGTGGAGACAGGCTCAGAGATGAGATGCATTCAGCAAGCGTATGAGAACATAGAGGAGAACATTCGATGGATGAACAAGAACCAGCATTTACTGCAAACTTGGCTGAACAGACACGTTCCTCAAGTCAAAAAGCCCAAATGA
- the LOC114799302 gene encoding endoplasmic reticulum aminopeptidase 1-like isoform X3, translated as MALLTAIIALLLVLQYACLTAGKQTDGGNLPPVSTNGQTFPWNSMRLPNTILPLHYDLLIHPNLTRLAFKGAVSIKLSVQQDTKVIVMHSKDLQISKTALLNPDGSVNGSLQLLEYPEYQLIALLTEHTVLKSGNVYSLYMEFAANLSESFHGFYKSMYRTSKGEVRNLACTQFEPTSARAAFPCFDEPAFKSNFSIRIRREGQHIALSNMPKLRTLNLSDGLFEDQFDVSVKMSTYLVAFIVSDFLSISKSSQHGVKISVYTVPEKIGQAEYALDAAAKLLDFYEDFFDIPYPLPKLDLVAIPDFQAGAMENWGLTTYRETALLFSYDMSSASDKLGITMIIAHELAHQWFGNLVTMKWWDDLWLKEGFAKFMEFVSVQMTNPELQVEDYFLGKCFMAMEVDCLGSSHPVSTPVENPSQIEEMFDDVSYDKGACILHMLRDFLTPEAFTFGIVRYLKHYSYQHTVNSDLWESLNNLCPSDGLDESRFKDYGSCSQAQSKSGASKWHAKDELDVKAVMDTWTLQEGFPLVTVEVRGREVRLSQKRYLKGANPSQNSEFLWQVPLSYITSKSKTVHRFLLKTTTDVLYLPEEVEWIKFNVDMSGYYIVHYEGSGWDNLIKLLQHSHTLLSSNDRASLINNIFQLVSVGKVPLDKALDLSLYLSRETEIMPVTQGFSELVPLYKLMEKRDMQELENQMKEFIVQLFRELIDHQLWSDEGSVSQRMMRSSLLLFACSA; from the exons ATGGCACTACTGACAGCCATCATTGCGCTGCTGCTTGTTCTCCAGTATGCGTGTTTGACAGCAGGCAAGCAGACAGATGGAGGAAACCTCCCTCCAGTGTCCACTAATGGACAGACTTTTCCATGGAACAGCATGAGACTCCCTAACACAATCCTGCCTCTGCACTATGACCTCCTCATCCACCCCAACTTGACCAGACTGGCTTTTAAAGGAGCAGTGAGCATCAAGTTGTCAGTGCAGCAAGACACCAAAGTCATTGTCATGCACAGTAAAGACCTCCAGATCTCCAAGACCGCGCTCCTGAATCCAGATGGCAGTGTGAACGGGAGCCTTCAGCTGCTGGAGTATCCAGAGTACCAGCTGATTGCCCTCCTGACTGAACACACTGTGCTGAAGTCAGGAAATGTCTACAGTCTTTACATGGAATTTGCTGCCAATCTCTCAGAGAGCTTCCATGGTTTCTACAAAAGCATGTATCGTACGAGCAAGGGGGAAGTCAG GAATTTGGCCTGTACTCAGTTTGAACCAACCAGTGCCCGTGCAGCCTTCCCTTGTTTCGATGAACCTGCTTTCAAGTCAAACTTTTCCATTCGGATTCGGAGGGAGGGTCAGCATATCGCTCTTTCTAACATGCCCAAG CTGAGGACGCTGAACCTGTCTGATGGCCTGTTTGAGGACCAATTTGATGTCAGTGTTAAAATGAGCACATACTTGGTGGCTTTCATTGTGTCTGACTTTCTGTCCATCAGCAAAAGCAGCCAGCATGGAGTGAAG ATTTCCGTTTACACCGTGCCTGAGAAGATTGGTCAGGCAGAGTATGCGCTTGATGCTGCTGCGAAGCTCCTTGACTTTTATGAGGATTTTTTTGACATACCATACCCTCTCCCCAAACTGG ATCTTGTGGCTATCCCAGACTTTCAGGCCGGTGCCATGGAAAACTGGGGTTTAACAACGTACAGGGAGACAGCATTACTCTTCAGCTATGACATGTCTTCTGCATCTGACAAGCTGGGCATCACCATGATCATTGCCCATGAATTAGCTCACCAG TGGTTTGGTAACCTGGTGACCATGAAATGGTGGGATGATCTCTGGCTGAAAGAAGGATTTGCCAAGTTTATGGAGTTTGTATCTGTCCAAATGACCAACCCCGAGCTGCAAGTG GAGGACTATTTCCTAGGAAAGTGTTTCATGGCAATGGAGGTGGACTGTCTGGGCTCTTCCCACCCAGTGTCCACCCCGGTAGAAAACCCTTCCCAGATTGAGGAGATGTTTGATGATGTCTCATATGACAAG GGAGCTTGCATTTTGCATATGCTTAGAGACTTCCTGACCCCAGAGGCTTTTACATTTGGCATTGTCCGCTATCTGAAACATTACAGTTaccagcacacagtgaacagtgaCCTGTGGGAAAGCTTGAATAAT CTCTGCCCATCAGATGGTTTGGATGAAAGCAGATTTAAAGATTATGGGTCCTGTTCCCAGGCCCAATCCAAGTCTGGAGCTTCT aaatggcATGCAAAGGATGAGCTTGATGTGAAGGCTGTGATGGATACCTGGACCCTGCAGGAAGGCTTTCCTCTGGTCACtgtagaggtcagaggtcgtgAGGTCAGACTGAGTCAGAAGCGCTACCTTAAGGGCGCCAATCCATCCCAAAACTCAGA GTTCCTCTGGCAGGTTCCCTTATCTTACATTACCAGCAAATCCAAAACTGTGCATCGTTTTCTACTGAAAACCACAACAG ATGTGTTGTACCTGCCGGAGGAAGTGGAGTGGATCAAGTTTAATGTGGACATGAGTGGGTACTACATTGTGCATTATGAGGGCTCCGGATGGGACAACCTCATTAAGCTCCTGCAGCACAGCCACACCCTCCTGAGCAGCAACGACCGAGCCAGTCTCATCAACAACATCTTCCAGCTGGTCAG tgttgggaaggttccTCTAGACAAGGCCCTGGACCTGTCCCTCTACCTCTCCAGAGAGACTGAGATCATGCCTGTCACCCAGGGCTTCAGTGAGCTAGTTCCTCTCTACAAACTCATGGAGAAGAGAGACATGCAGGAACTGGAGAACCAGATGAAG GAATTCATCGTCCAGTTGTTCAGGGAGCTTATCGATCATCAGTTGTGGAGTGATGAAGGCTCGGTGTCTCAGCGGATGATGAGGAGCAGTCTCCTCCTCTTCGCCTGT TCTGCCTAG
- the LOC114799877 gene encoding eukaryotic translation initiation factor 4 gamma 3-like, translating into MSAPPRDELGLHRAEEPWRPRRMMATRGLVSGTRRLLLHLRTALNKITERNFHRQVEKVVALNITTKERLLLVVDAVLTKAVTEPTFSGVYARLCADLQRLRVPGTSATFAGLLLSRVWREFRGEPGRAGRAPQRQLGLVRFIAELFQVDLLAETIVHSGIQRLLQDPTAASLECLCGLLPRVCHALERSRVERYLQEVEEFVGPRRRRRTSFQLRFRLQDTLDECSLRLRRQDKAVKSRGRPVEGTRRCAMDEVEMVRRPVHARLGPRTAPCCV; encoded by the coding sequence atgAGCGCTCCTCCCCGAGACGAACTCGGGCTCCACCGGGCTGAAGAGCCCTGGAGGCCGAGAAGGATGATGGCGACGCGCGGCCTTGTGAGCGGaacgcggcggctgctgctccacctccgcACGGCGCTGAACAAGATCACCGAGCGCAACTTCCACCggcaggtggagaaggtggtggcgctcaacatcaccaccaaggagcggctgctgctggtggtcgACGCCGTGCTGACCAAGGCCGTCACGGAGCCCACGTTCTCCGGGGTCTACGCCCGGCTGTGCGCCGACCTGCAGCGGCTCCGCGTCCCCGGAACCTCCGCGACCTTCGCCGGCCTCCTGCTGAGCCGCGTGTGGAGGGAGTTCCGCGGGGAGCCGGGACGGGCAGGCCGAGCCCCGCAGCGCCAACTGGGGCTCGTCAGGTTCATCGCGGAGCTCTTCCAGGTGGACCTGTTGGCGGAGACCATCGTCCACAGCGGCATCCAGCGGCTTCTCCAGGACCCCACCGCGGCGAGCCTGGAGTGCCTGTGCGGCCTGCTGCCGCGCGTCTGCCACGCCCTGGAGAGGTCTCGCGTGGAGCGCTACctccaggaggtggaggagttcgtggggccgaggaggaggaggaggacctcgTTCCAGCTGCGCTTCAGGCTGCAGGACACGCTGGACGAGTGCAGCCTCCGGCTCCGCAGGCAGGACAAGGCGGTGAAGAGCAGGGGGcgtccggtggagggaacgcGGCGGTGCgccatggatgaagtggagaTGGTGCGCAGGCCGGTACATGCGCGTCTGGGCCCGAGAACAGCGCCATGCTGCGTTTAA
- the LOC114799878 gene encoding eukaryotic translation initiation factor 4 gamma 3-like has translation MSAPPRDELGLHRAEEPWRPRRMMATRGLVSGTRRLLLHLRTALNKITERNFHRQVEKVAALNITTKERLLLVVDAVLTKAVTEPTFSGVYARLCADLQRLRVPGTSATFAGLLLSRVWREFRGEPGRAGRAPQRQLGLVRFIAELFQVDLLAETIVHSGIQRLLQDPTAASLECLCGLLPRVCHALERSRVERYLQEVEEFVGPRRRRRTSFQLRFRLQDTLDECSLRLRRQDKAVKSRGRPVEGTRRCAMDEVEMVRRPVHARLGPRTAPCCV, from the coding sequence atgAGCGCTCCTCCCCGAGACGAACTCGGGCTCCACCGGGCTGAAGAGCCCTGGAGGCCGAGAAGGATGATGGCGACGCGCGGCCTTGTGAGCGGaacgcggcggctgctgctccacctccgcACGGCGCTGAACAAGATCACCGAGCGCAACTTCCACCggcaggtggagaaggtggcggcgctcaacatcaccaccaaggagcggctgctgctggtggtcgACGCTGTGCTGACCAAGGCCGTCACGGAGCCCACGTTCTCCGGGGTCTACGCCCGGCTGTGCGCCGACCTGCAGCGGCTCCGCGTCCCCGGAACCTCCGCGACCTTCGCCGGCCTCCTGCTGAGCCGCGTGTGGAGGGAGTTCCGCGGGGAGCCGGGACGGGCAGGCCGAGCCCCGCAGCGCCAACTGGGGCTCGTCAGGTTCATCGCGGAGCTCTTCCAGGTGGACCTGTTGGCGGAGACCATCGTCCACAGCGGCATCCAGCGGCTTCTCCAGGACCCCACCGCGGCGAGCCTGGAGTGCCTGTGCGGCCTGCTGCCGCGCGTCTGCCACGCCCTGGAGAGGTCTCGCGTGGAGCGCTACctccaggaggtggaggagttcgtggggccgaggaggaggaggaggacctcgTTCCAGCTGCGCTTCAGGCTGCAGGACACGCTGGACGAGTGCAGCCTCCGGCTCCGCAGGCAGGACAAGGCGGTGAAGAGCAGGGGGcgtccggtggagggaacgcGGCGGTGCgccatggatgaagtggagaTGGTGCGCAGGCCGGTACATGCGCGTCTGGGCCCGAGAACAGCGCCATGCTGCGTTTAA
- the LOC114799302 gene encoding endoplasmic reticulum aminopeptidase 1-like isoform X2, with the protein MQHLIILDVHYLLWYACLTAGKQTDGGNLPPVSTNGQTFPWNSMRLPNTILPLHYDLLIHPNLTRLAFKGAVSIKLSVQQDTKVIVMHSKDLQISKTALLNPDGSVNGSLQLLEYPEYQLIALLTEHTVLKSGNVYSLYMEFAANLSESFHGFYKSMYRTSKGEVRNLACTQFEPTSARAAFPCFDEPAFKSNFSIRIRREGQHIALSNMPKLRTLNLSDGLFEDQFDVSVKMSTYLVAFIVSDFLSISKSSQHGVKISVYTVPEKIGQAEYALDAAAKLLDFYEDFFDIPYPLPKLDLVAIPDFQAGAMENWGLTTYRETALLFSYDMSSASDKLGITMIIAHELAHQWFGNLVTMKWWDDLWLKEGFAKFMEFVSVQMTNPELQVEDYFLGKCFMAMEVDCLGSSHPVSTPVENPSQIEEMFDDVSYDKGACILHMLRDFLTPEAFTFGIVRYLKHYSYQHTVNSDLWESLNNLCPSDGLDESRFKDYGSCSQAQSKSGASKWHAKDELDVKAVMDTWTLQEGFPLVTVEVRGREVRLSQKRYLKGANPSQNSEFLWQVPLSYITSKSKTVHRFLLKTTTDVLYLPEEVEWIKFNVDMSGYYIVHYEGSGWDNLIKLLQHSHTLLSSNDRASLINNIFQLVSVGKVPLDKALDLSLYLSRETEIMPVTQGFSELVPLYKLMEKRDMQELENQMKEFIVQLFRELIDHQLWSDEGSVSQRMMRSSLLLFACVRGHPPCVSAARDLFQNWKDSDGNVSLPSDVSLAVFAVGGRTAEGWDFLWEKYKQTLFTSQKSRIKSALSISPLTHKLKWLLEQGLEGGILKTQDLPHIVLLVSKNAKGYKYAWDFLRANWPMLIKKFDLGSFSLCKMVVGVTSLYSTSEMLEEVSGFFGSLSVETGSEMRCIQQAYENIEENIRWMNKNQHLLQTWLNRHVPQVKKPK; encoded by the exons ATGCAGCACCTAATTATTTTAGATGTCCACTATTTATTGTGG TATGCGTGTTTGACAGCAGGCAAGCAGACAGATGGAGGAAACCTCCCTCCAGTGTCCACTAATGGACAGACTTTTCCATGGAACAGCATGAGACTCCCTAACACAATCCTGCCTCTGCACTATGACCTCCTCATCCACCCCAACTTGACCAGACTGGCTTTTAAAGGAGCAGTGAGCATCAAGTTGTCAGTGCAGCAAGACACCAAAGTCATTGTCATGCACAGTAAAGACCTCCAGATCTCCAAGACCGCGCTCCTGAATCCAGATGGCAGTGTGAACGGGAGCCTTCAGCTGCTGGAGTATCCAGAGTACCAGCTGATTGCCCTCCTGACTGAACACACTGTGCTGAAGTCAGGAAATGTCTACAGTCTTTACATGGAATTTGCTGCCAATCTCTCAGAGAGCTTCCATGGTTTCTACAAAAGCATGTATCGTACGAGCAAGGGGGAAGTCAG GAATTTGGCCTGTACTCAGTTTGAACCAACCAGTGCCCGTGCAGCCTTCCCTTGTTTCGATGAACCTGCTTTCAAGTCAAACTTTTCCATTCGGATTCGGAGGGAGGGTCAGCATATCGCTCTTTCTAACATGCCCAAG CTGAGGACGCTGAACCTGTCTGATGGCCTGTTTGAGGACCAATTTGATGTCAGTGTTAAAATGAGCACATACTTGGTGGCTTTCATTGTGTCTGACTTTCTGTCCATCAGCAAAAGCAGCCAGCATGGAGTGAAG ATTTCCGTTTACACCGTGCCTGAGAAGATTGGTCAGGCAGAGTATGCGCTTGATGCTGCTGCGAAGCTCCTTGACTTTTATGAGGATTTTTTTGACATACCATACCCTCTCCCCAAACTGG ATCTTGTGGCTATCCCAGACTTTCAGGCCGGTGCCATGGAAAACTGGGGTTTAACAACGTACAGGGAGACAGCATTACTCTTCAGCTATGACATGTCTTCTGCATCTGACAAGCTGGGCATCACCATGATCATTGCCCATGAATTAGCTCACCAG TGGTTTGGTAACCTGGTGACCATGAAATGGTGGGATGATCTCTGGCTGAAAGAAGGATTTGCCAAGTTTATGGAGTTTGTATCTGTCCAAATGACCAACCCCGAGCTGCAAGTG GAGGACTATTTCCTAGGAAAGTGTTTCATGGCAATGGAGGTGGACTGTCTGGGCTCTTCCCACCCAGTGTCCACCCCGGTAGAAAACCCTTCCCAGATTGAGGAGATGTTTGATGATGTCTCATATGACAAG GGAGCTTGCATTTTGCATATGCTTAGAGACTTCCTGACCCCAGAGGCTTTTACATTTGGCATTGTCCGCTATCTGAAACATTACAGTTaccagcacacagtgaacagtgaCCTGTGGGAAAGCTTGAATAAT CTCTGCCCATCAGATGGTTTGGATGAAAGCAGATTTAAAGATTATGGGTCCTGTTCCCAGGCCCAATCCAAGTCTGGAGCTTCT aaatggcATGCAAAGGATGAGCTTGATGTGAAGGCTGTGATGGATACCTGGACCCTGCAGGAAGGCTTTCCTCTGGTCACtgtagaggtcagaggtcgtgAGGTCAGACTGAGTCAGAAGCGCTACCTTAAGGGCGCCAATCCATCCCAAAACTCAGA GTTCCTCTGGCAGGTTCCCTTATCTTACATTACCAGCAAATCCAAAACTGTGCATCGTTTTCTACTGAAAACCACAACAG ATGTGTTGTACCTGCCGGAGGAAGTGGAGTGGATCAAGTTTAATGTGGACATGAGTGGGTACTACATTGTGCATTATGAGGGCTCCGGATGGGACAACCTCATTAAGCTCCTGCAGCACAGCCACACCCTCCTGAGCAGCAACGACCGAGCCAGTCTCATCAACAACATCTTCCAGCTGGTCAG tgttgggaaggttccTCTAGACAAGGCCCTGGACCTGTCCCTCTACCTCTCCAGAGAGACTGAGATCATGCCTGTCACCCAGGGCTTCAGTGAGCTAGTTCCTCTCTACAAACTCATGGAGAAGAGAGACATGCAGGAACTGGAGAACCAGATGAAG GAATTCATCGTCCAGTTGTTCAGGGAGCTTATCGATCATCAGTTGTGGAGTGATGAAGGCTCGGTGTCTCAGCGGATGATGAGGAGCAGTCTCCTCCTCTTCGCCTGTGTACGCGGCCACCCACCTTGTGTCAGCGCTGCCAGAGACCTCTTCCAGAACTGGAAGGACTCTGATGGCAAcgtgag TCTGCCTAGCGACGTGAGCTTGGCGGTGTTTGCTGTTGGAGGCCGGACAGCAGAGGGGTGGGACTTCCTGTGGGAGAAGTACAAACAGACCTTGTTCACGTCGCAGAAGAGTCGCATCAAGTCAGCACTCTCCATCAGCCCACTAACTCACAAGCTGAAATG GCTATTGGAACAGGGTCTGGAAGGTGGCATTTTGAAGACACAGGACTTGCCACATATTGTATTATTAGTGAGCAAGAATGCTAAGGGTTATAAATACGCATGGGACTTCCTCAGAGCCAACTGGCCCATGCTGATAAAGAA GTTTGATCTTGGCTCATTCTCGCTTTGTAAAATGGTGGTTGGAGTGACCAGTCTGTATTCTACCAGCGAAATGTTGGAGGAG GTAAGTGGGTTCTTTGGCTCTCTCAGTGTGGAGACAGGCTCAGAGATGAGATGCATTCAGCAAGCGTATGAGAACATAGAGGAGAACATTCGATGGATGAACAAGAACCAGCATTTACTGCAAACTTGGCTGAACAGACACGTTCCTCAAGTCAAAAAGCCCAAATGA